TAAGCAATGTCATATCGTTTGCTGCATCAAGCGAGGCCTCCTATATGACTGGGACAGACATTCTTGTTGACGGCGGCTGGTTAATCAAATGACAAAGGAGATTGGGAAAATGTTAAAAGACCATTTATTGACAGAGGTAACTGGAAATGTATTGATCCTGACTTTGAATCGACCTGAAAGCTTGAATGCCTTCAGTCCGGAGATGATTGCCAACTTAACGAAGGAAATTAGGGAAATCAAAGAAAAGCCCCATATAAGGGCAGTCGTCATTAAAGGGTCTGGACGGTCATTCACTGCTGGTGGGGATGTGAAATCGATGGGGAGGGCTTCTGCAGGCCAATTATATGACCATGTCGGGAGGATGAATGAATGCATATTGGCTCTTGATGCTTCCGAGGTTCCCGTGATTGCTGCTGTCCATGGATTTGCAGCAGGGGCCGGTTTCAATTTGGCCCTTGCCTGTGATTTGATCATAGCCTCCGAGGATAGTCAATTTGCCATGAGTTTTTCCCAAGTAGGCTTAATATCAGATGGAGGGGGTTCGTATTTTTTACCGAAGCTGGTCGGGCCCCATCTTGCAAAGCAACTCTTCTTCTCAGCTGAACCGATTTCAGCTGAGCGCTTATATCAGTTAGGCATCTTAAATCATCTATGTCCACTAGATCAACTTGAGGAGGAAACGTTCAGGCTTGCGAACAAGCTGGCCAATGGCCCGACAAAAGCATATGGAATGATGAAAAAGCTCGTTAGCCATTCCTTTACGGCGTCCCTTGACGAAATTCTTGAACAAGAGCGAATTACCCAAACGCTGATGGCGTCGACGGAAGATCACTTAGAGGGAGTCGCTGCTTTCAAGGAGAAAAGAAAACCGGAATTCACCGGAAATTGAGGGGGTACCATGATGAGAGCGATACAATTTAAAGAATATGGCGGGCCGGATGTCCTGAAAATGACAGATACGGAAAGACCAGTTCCAACTGGTCATGAGGTGCTCATTGAAATCGATTGTGTCGGCGTCAATTATGCAGATACTGCCAGAAGGGAAGGGCAATATGTCGTGCCAACCCCGCTCCCGTTCATCCCGGGTGCGGAAGTGGCTGGAGTTGTGGTAGAGGTTGGCGGGAAAGTGACCAAAATCAAACCTGGGACAAGGGTGGTGAGCTTGATCGAATCGGGGGGATATTCCGAATATGCCCTGTCCGATGAATTCTCTGTCATTCCGCTCCCGGATGCGATTTCCTTTCATGAAGCTGCAGCATTGCCCCTTCAAGGGCTGAGTGCTTATCATATTCTAAAGACGATGGGACGC
This genomic stretch from Peribacillus muralis harbors:
- a CDS encoding enoyl-CoA hydratase/isomerase family protein, whose product is MLKDHLLTEVTGNVLILTLNRPESLNAFSPEMIANLTKEIREIKEKPHIRAVVIKGSGRSFTAGGDVKSMGRASAGQLYDHVGRMNECILALDASEVPVIAAVHGFAAGAGFNLALACDLIIASEDSQFAMSFSQVGLISDGGGSYFLPKLVGPHLAKQLFFSAEPISAERLYQLGILNHLCPLDQLEEETFRLANKLANGPTKAYGMMKKLVSHSFTASLDEILEQERITQTLMASTEDHLEGVAAFKEKRKPEFTGN